CAGTGAACCACCGCGAGAGACCGGATCCTTGAGCACGCCAATCAGGTAGCGATGGCGTTCTTCAGGGTGGTTGCACAGGGAGTATTGCCGGATCAAGCCGCCAGGCAGGTGCACATCGATATGCGCGCCGGCGCTGAAGGTCGGTAGCGGCCGATCATCGACACTGGCCAACTCGTAGCTGCAGATGTCCTGGGCTTCGTCATTGCGCGATACCACCAGCACTTCGATCATGCCATTGACTCCTGCGGTGTTTTTTCCCGGGCGAGAAGGCGCTCCAGAACACGGCGCGACTGCACGCCACCGGCGTCGATATTGAGCTTGAGCAAGTTGCGCTGGGGATGGCTGAGCAGGTTCTGTTGCTGGCGTTCGAGCATCTCCAGGTCCTCGCTGAAAATCTTGCCCTGACCCTCGCGAATGCTCGCGGTCAAGGCTTCATCCTGCGGGTTGAAATTGCGCGCCATGCCCCAGAAGTACCAGATCGAGGTTTCGGTTTGCGGCGTGATGAAGTCGACGACGATGCTCGACGCCTTGAACTGTTGGGGGGCGTGATAACCACCTTTGCCGGCATGGGCCACACCGACTTCGATCAGCACATGGCTGGGCGGGGTGAAGCGGCAGATCTGCCAGCGATCCACTGGCACATCGTCGGCCAGGTTGTTGCCGCGCAGAGCCATGCGCCAGAAGGGCGGGGCCATGATGTTTTCCATGTGGCGGGCGGTGACCACCTCGTCGCCATCGACCGTGGTCACCGGCGGTGCTTCGTCGATTTCCTTTTGGCCGATGCTGGACGCGTGAACGTAGGTTTCGTGCGTCAGGTCCATCAGGTTGTCGATCATCAGGCGATAGTCGCACTGGATGTGGAACAGGCCACCGCCATAGGCCCACTCATCGCTGACCGCCCATTCCAGATGATGGATCAGCGCTGCGTCGGCCAATGCCTGATCGCCAGGCCAGACCCAGATAAATCCATAGCGCTCGACCACGGCGAACGTCTTGTTGCAGGGAAAACCGCGAACCCGTTGCCCCGGCATTTCCACGGTCTTGCCGTCGCACCCCATCACCAGGCCGTGATAGCCGCACACCAGATTGCCGTTTTCCACATAGCCCAAAGACAGCGGTGCGCCGCGATGCGGGCAGAAGTCCTCGACAGCGGCCACCTTGCCTTCGTGACCGCGATAAAAAACCATCTTTTCACCACAGATCTGCCGGCCCAGCGGCTTGTCGGCGAGTTCATCGGGCGTACAGGCGACGTACCAGGTGTTCTTGGGGTACATGGAGATTCTCCAAGGCTGTTTTTGTTATTTAGTGGATCCATTAATGGTGATTTATGGGGTGTTTGTCAAACTGATTCTGTTTATTAACGATTCTATGGATCCATTGGTGAAGTTTTAGCCCTCGGTCGGGCCAGCCGGATCCGTAGTGGATCATCACGGATGTCAGCTTCGGAATCGGTCGATTCTTGTGCCGCGTATTAATGCTCTTTGGCTTTCCTGATTCTGATCAAAATAAACAGCAGGACGCAGAGCGCGAGCGGGGTCATGGCCAGCATGGCGTCTCTCGCGGAAATGTCCGCGCCCATGACGTGCAGCCCCGAGTAGAACAGCTTGAACAGGCTCAACAAGTAATAGGTGATGGCGATAATCGACAAGCCTTCAACGGCGCGCTGGATTTTGATTTGAGTGTCGGCACGGGCGTTCAGGCTTTTCAGAATTTCCGAGTTCTGTTCTTCCATTTCGACCTGCACACGGGCCTGCAACAAGTCCCCGAGGTTGGCCACGCTTTCGGCCAGTTGCTCCAGGCGTTGTTCGGTGACGGCGCAGTATCTGACCGTGGGTTTAAAGCGTCTTTCGATGAAGATACCCAGTCGCTGACAATCACCCACATGACTTTCGCGCAGTTCGCCCAGGCGTTCGAAAACCAGCTGTGCATAGGCTTGGGTGGCGCTGAAACGGTGTCGGGTTTTTGCGCTGCTGCTGACCACTTGCGCCGACAGGTTGGCAATGTCGGTCAACAATGCCTTCGCATTACCGGTATCGGGGCCGGCGTTACGTTCCGAGAGGTTTACCAGGGTCTTGTCGAAGACGTTGAGCTGAGTGCTCAAGGCTTTCGCGGTAATGAGTGAAAGCGAAGCCATCATTCGGTAGGTTTCGATTTCCAGCAGGCGGCGGATCATCCGTCCCAGCCGATACGCATTCAGGCGTTTGTTAACGAACAGAAAACGGTTGGTACCATCGGCGCTCAGGCGAAAATCGCTCCAGACCGTCGCATCGCCACCGCCGATGCAAGAGCCGCTAGGATCTTTGAACCCATAAACAGACAAATCGCCAGAAAAGGACGTATCAGTGCGTACCACAATCTGCACGGCGTTGATCACGTGCTGCATGAAGGGTTCGACCCGGTCCATCAAGGCTCTGGGTGGCGGGCTCCAGCATGGCTCGTGACTGGAGGAGGGCACCACCAGCGTCAGCGTCAGAAACTCCGCGTGCCGCTCCCACTTCAAGGCATGGCCCTCCAGCTCGGTGATGCCCTGCGCCGCATCCGGGTCGACCGGGCCGGGGCAGCAGCGACTGAGCAGGGTGTCGCACTGCCCGTCAATCGCCAGAAAAGCCAGATGAAACACGTGGGCGGGCTCATCGAAATACAGAGAAGGACGCGCGTGCAACTCGTTGTGCAGGATCAGTCTTTGCGGGTGCATGCTATTTGGGCCATGTTGGAGTTGTTTGTTGTTGGGACTGGATGACGAATACCCGAGTCACAAACCCAACCTGGCGATTGCCCAATACCAGTCAGCCAACCACGGAACCTGTGGGAGCAGGGTTGTGTAGCCAGATGGGCTTGTATGGTGAGAGGGCTTTTGTGGCGAGGGGGCTTGCCCCCGTTGGGTTGCGAAGC
The Pseudomonas lini DNA segment above includes these coding regions:
- a CDS encoding DUF3422 domain-containing protein — translated: MHPQRLILHNELHARPSLYFDEPAHVFHLAFLAIDGQCDTLLSRCCPGPVDPDAAQGITELEGHALKWERHAEFLTLTLVVPSSSHEPCWSPPPRALMDRVEPFMQHVINAVQIVVRTDTSFSGDLSVYGFKDPSGSCIGGGDATVWSDFRLSADGTNRFLFVNKRLNAYRLGRMIRRLLEIETYRMMASLSLITAKALSTQLNVFDKTLVNLSERNAGPDTGNAKALLTDIANLSAQVVSSSAKTRHRFSATQAYAQLVFERLGELRESHVGDCQRLGIFIERRFKPTVRYCAVTEQRLEQLAESVANLGDLLQARVQVEMEEQNSEILKSLNARADTQIKIQRAVEGLSIIAITYYLLSLFKLFYSGLHVMGADISARDAMLAMTPLALCVLLFILIRIRKAKEH
- a CDS encoding Rieske 2Fe-2S domain-containing protein gives rise to the protein MYPKNTWYVACTPDELADKPLGRQICGEKMVFYRGHEGKVAAVEDFCPHRGAPLSLGYVENGNLVCGYHGLVMGCDGKTVEMPGQRVRGFPCNKTFAVVERYGFIWVWPGDQALADAALIHHLEWAVSDEWAYGGGLFHIQCDYRLMIDNLMDLTHETYVHASSIGQKEIDEAPPVTTVDGDEVVTARHMENIMAPPFWRMALRGNNLADDVPVDRWQICRFTPPSHVLIEVGVAHAGKGGYHAPQQFKASSIVVDFITPQTETSIWYFWGMARNFNPQDEALTASIREGQGKIFSEDLEMLERQQQNLLSHPQRNLLKLNIDAGGVQSRRVLERLLAREKTPQESMA